One window from the genome of Streptomyces sp. NBC_01476 encodes:
- a CDS encoding DUF7736 domain-containing protein, with the protein MPETRTFPLADVLSVTTPLLLSARKVDGLTDLLDWMTGDRLELWQLPRAADEARPVLIEQHPFLADLQPPAGLGLIALHAWLVTAIIKQGGNLTISPLTNWVHQDPIQEFMDRVELAKLGTTGGTP; encoded by the coding sequence ATGCCTGAGACCCGCACCTTCCCCCTCGCTGACGTCCTGTCCGTGACCACGCCGCTGCTGCTGTCCGCGCGGAAGGTGGACGGCCTCACGGATCTCCTGGACTGGATGACCGGCGACCGGCTGGAACTGTGGCAGCTGCCCCGCGCGGCCGATGAGGCTCGGCCCGTGCTGATCGAACAGCACCCGTTCCTCGCCGACCTCCAGCCCCCGGCCGGACTTGGCCTGATCGCGCTTCATGCCTGGCTCGTGACCGCGATCATCAAGCAGGGGGGCAACCTGACCATCAGCCCCCTCACCAACTGGGTGCACCAGGATCCGATACAGGAGTTCATGGACCGCGTCGAACTGGCCAAGCTCGGTACTACCGGAGGCACCCCGTGA
- a CDS encoding WYL domain-containing protein, whose amino-acid sequence MTRTARRTLRTIRRSITAALHTSRHLVTAVRGARFGLLVRLYRAIDQGATVRIAYRDRDGVTTVRDVQPQSLQPTAAGDITVTAHDHLRGEKRTFRTDRIQLAA is encoded by the coding sequence GTGACCCGCACCGCCCGCCGCACGCTTCGTACCATCCGCCGCAGCATCACCGCCGCACTCCACACCAGCCGGCACCTGGTCACCGCCGTGCGCGGGGCACGCTTCGGGCTCCTCGTCCGCCTCTACCGGGCCATCGACCAGGGCGCCACCGTGCGGATCGCCTACCGGGACCGCGACGGCGTGACCACCGTGCGGGACGTGCAGCCCCAGTCGCTCCAGCCGACCGCCGCCGGGGACATCACCGTCACCGCCCACGACCACCTGCGCGGCGAGAAGCGCACCTTCCGCACCGACCGCATCCAGCTCGCTGCCTGA
- a CDS encoding DUF6011 domain-containing protein gives MAELAAGRPVVRCRECGHPLVDRDARLRELGADCALKRGLRDVRGPGRFEVEQETLPEA, from the coding sequence ATGGCCGAGCTGGCGGCGGGGCGTCCCGTTGTCCGCTGCCGGGAGTGCGGGCACCCGCTGGTGGACCGCGACGCGCGTTTGCGGGAACTGGGAGCCGACTGCGCGCTCAAGCGGGGACTGCGGGACGTGCGCGGGCCCGGCAGGTTCGAGGTCGAACAGGAGACGCTCCCCGAGGCGTGA
- a CDS encoding DUF6354 family protein, with the protein MRTIREQQLYRDLAVDMIQRDRRLRVTAIGPDGRAECLVEHDLHGTTGRVVRIRPQALRSPAKYELLDEAPTLAIDPRYTALLKAMNGAHRAGATPRDYAQAAWDALGYREATP; encoded by the coding sequence GTGCGCACCATCCGCGAGCAGCAGTTGTATCGAGATCTGGCCGTCGACATGATCCAGCGCGACCGCCGGTTGCGCGTCACGGCCATCGGGCCGGACGGCCGCGCCGAATGCCTGGTCGAACACGACCTCCACGGGACGACCGGACGAGTAGTCCGCATCCGGCCGCAGGCGTTGCGGAGCCCGGCGAAGTACGAACTGCTGGATGAAGCACCGACGTTGGCAATCGACCCCCGGTACACGGCCCTGCTCAAGGCGATGAACGGCGCACACCGTGCAGGCGCCACCCCGCGCGACTACGCCCAGGCCGCCTGGGACGCGCTCGGCTACCGCGAGGCCACCCCGTGA